The following coding sequences lie in one Asterias amurensis chromosome 18, ASM3211899v1 genomic window:
- the LOC139950495 gene encoding uncharacterized protein, which yields MENQQTTESAGGQVRMMLWGTPRSVSTVFTKFMSFIDDSQIYFEPYLCARWFGPDSTMFPENLAMAREFVEAASVVTSVTEGFERSECSFSWVKKQLEKPHAGKKLIFCKEMCFAPEGNYASLPVGYHHVFLLRHPLKVFPSWKKIYPFVEGKDFKLDEAPPVFFPTGFAFKEMSELLDHVKTTLDPEPIIVDTDDLLSNPQGMLSELFKKLGLPFQDKYLQWEDGGEISKKWIICKTFLQGQVVWDYYKNAFGSTCFTKPSPLPERSSLTADILRCVDASMPYYDKMFAQRLTLQK from the coding sequence ATGGAGAATCAGCAAACTACCGAGTCAGCAGGAGGCCAAGTCCGAATGATGTTGTGGGGAACACCACGATCAGTCTCAACCGTGTTCACCAAGTTCATGAGCTTCATCGACGACTCGCAGATCTATTTCGAGCCCTATCTCTGTGCTCGTTGGTTCGGGCCCGACTCCACCATGTTTCCTGAAAATCTGGCCATGGCGAGGGAATTTGTCGAGGCAGCATCAGTGGTGACCTCGGTGACCGAGGGATTTGAGAGATCCGAGTGTTCTTTCAGTTGGGTCAAGAAGCAGCTAGAAAAACCACACGCCGGTAAGAAGCTCATCTTCTGCAAGGAAATGTGCTTCGCTCCTGAAGGTAATTACGCGTCTCTCCCAGTTGGTTACCATCATGTGTTCCTCCTGCGACATCCTCTTAAAGTTTTCCCGTCTTGGAAGAAAATCTACCCATTTGTGGAAGGTAAAGACTTCAAACTCGATGAGGCACCCCCTGTGTTTTTCCCGACTGGCTTTGCCTTCAAGGAGATGAGTGAGTTACTGGATCATGTGAAGACGACGCTCGATCCAGAGCCTATTATTGTAGACACAGATGACCTTCTTAGTAATCCTCAAGGCATGTTATCAGAGCTCTTTAAGAAGTTGGGGTTACCCTTTCAAGATAAGTACCTACAATGGGAAGATGGAGGTGAAATATCCAAGAAGTGGATAATATGCAAAACCTTTCTGCAGGGGCAAGTCGTTTGGGACTACTACAAGAATGCCTTTGGGAGCACCTGTTTCACGAAACCGAGTCCGTTGCCCGAGCGTTCCTCGTTGACTGCTGACATTCTTCGTTGCGTTGATGCTTCCATGCCATATTATGACAAAATGTTCGCTCAACGTTTAACTCTACAGAAGTAG
- the LOC139950331 gene encoding NADH dehydrogenase [ubiquinone] 1 beta subcomplex subunit 5, mitochondrial-like: MAALGQVLSRHFGLLRLKGPQLLNTLLVNSEPSTFKVIQRGMAGGKARKFFVKPTRYGDLRFLRAARYYFLLTGVPCVIGITCINVFVGPAQLAEIPEGYTPKEFEYHKHPITRFITKYFVNTPQQEYEKMAHYLDIEKEKIGARKAEKTVRRLMRERGDGHWYYYPVASPVDRYEDEELKD; encoded by the exons ATGGCTGCCCTCGGCCAAGTTTTGTCGCGGCATTTTGGCCTTTTGCGACTGAAAGGGCCTCAGCTGTTGAACACTCTGTTGGTTAACTCTGAACCGAGTACATTTAAAG TGATTCAGCGTGGAATGGCAGGCGGCAAAGCTAGGAAGTTTTTTGTTAAGCCAACCCGTTATGGAGACTTGAGATTTTTAAGGGCAGCG AGATATTACTTCTTGCTGACGGGAGTTCCTTGTGTCATCGGTATCACATGTATCAACGTCTTTGTTG GTCCAGCCCAGCTAGCAGAGATTCCGGAAGGTTACACCCCAAAAGAATTTGAGTATCACAAG CATCCGATCACCCGTTTCATCACAAAGTATTTCGTCAACACACCTCAGCAGGAGTACGAGAAGATGGCACACTACCTCGACATTGAGAAAGAGAAGATCGGGGCCAG GAAAGCTGAGAAGACCGTCCGTAGGTTGATGAGAGAGAGAGGAGACGGCCACTGGTATTACTACCCCGTCGCCTCACCGGTCGACAGATACGAAGACGAAGAACTGAAAGATTAA
- the LOC139950847 gene encoding uncharacterized protein, whose protein sequence is MFVDVIHPELVASLENSTMGDNDTFVGGELPSVLATSIAAAITTVATVVGLVGNVLVIAAVARKKNLRTRGNTFIVSLSVVGLIYVSFVLIPGIDTLIRREWRLGDFACAFHTYYTLAFSLLSLLHTMCIGLDRVVNVVFFTRARRIASGRNIGIAIALCWFVSLATMACYHFFVVGGKMLYLPKALRCIAMYNPQSWKVSISVYCFIFILPSIIIVASYVVILVFVRKKRKILMSNMTSRLVAPSKNMATSINSGETQTKPPANDRVTFAPTPPADRVYSSPTRRSTNSISVPVEQSAGCVTNAGLPLTVSKNVQGGTGNAGPCVADHTPASDDADLPGQVKNKSSSATTIKVDFPLSDDEQNINKSKPPFVTSSNNGDEHSDDTHKCKTVSEEEEAVVDDEFELKTANQGQETIHELEEHDVKTVPTDAGRKGRRGTIWSTASGRERFGEIAKTFGRARDRLRPSKKIRNDRDLNRMMLAVFAVVWIGYIPYPLVRYLDVPSINVSSNVYMVVTVSMYVAGCVNPIIYGVMHRRFKAAFIEMLTLGKCKARNRIGARGRPDSISGTDKSMVAPRPS, encoded by the coding sequence ATGTTCGTGGATGTAATTCACCCGGAGCTTGTGGCATCTTTGGAGAATTCTACCATGGGGGATAACGACACGTTCGTCGGCGGGGAGTTACCGTCTGTCTTGGCCACGAGTATAGCGGCCGCGATCACGACCGTCGCGACCGTGGTTGGTCTGGTGGGAAATGTGCTGGTCATCGCCGCGGTGGCCCGCAAAAAGAACTTACGCACTCGCGGAAACACTTTCATCGTGAGTTTGAGCGTGGTTGGATTGATTTACGTCAGTTTTGTGCTCATTCCTGGGATCGATACGCTGATACGACGCGAGTGGCGTTTGGGGGATTTTGCATGCGCGTTTCACACCTACTACACGTTAGCGTTTTCGTTACTGTCTCTGCTACATACGATGTGTATTGGGCTGGACCGGgttgtcaatgttgtttttttcaccAGAGCAAGACGCATTGCGTCCGGTCGCAACATCGGCATAGCCATAGCCCTGTGCTGGTTTGTGTCTCTCGCCACGATGGCCTGCTATCATTTCTTCGTGGTGGGCGGCAAGATGCTCTACTTGCCCAAGGCGCTCCGTTGCATCGCCATGTACAACCCGCAGTCGTGGAAGGTCTCCATCTCCGTTTACTGCTTCATCTTCATCCTTCCCAGTATCATCATCGTGGCGTCTTACGTTGTCATTCTCGTCTTCGTCAGGAAGAAACGGAAGATTCTCATGAGTAACATGACGTCACGACTAGTAGCGCCCTCAAAGAACATGGCGACCAGTATCAACAGCGGCGAGACTCAAACCAAACCTCCTGCGAATGACAGGGTAACTTTTGCCCCAACACCGCCAGCAGACCGAGTGTATTCATCACCCACAAGACGCTCTACTAACTCGATCTCGGTGCCGGTCGAACAATCGGCCGGTTGTGTTACCAATGCCGGTTTGCCTCTCACAGTCAGTAAAAACGTCCAGGGCGGTACCGGGAACGCAGGCCCGTGTGTTGCGGACCATACACCGGCGTCTGATGATGCCGACCTGCCCGGACAAGTGAAAAATAAGTCGTCATCGGCAACGACCATCAAGGTGGATTTCCCGCTCAGTGACGATGAgcaaaatatcaacaaaagtAAGCCACCGTTTGTAACTTCATCTAACAATGGAGATGAGCACAGCGACGATACTCACAAGTGCAAAACTGTGAGTGAAGAGGAGGAAGCTGTGGTTGACGATGAATTTGAACTTAAAACCGCCAATCAGGGTCAGGAAACTATTCACGAGTTAGAAGAACATGATGTGAAGACAGTTCCAACTGATGCGGGTCGAAAAGGTCGCAGGGGGACTATTTGGTCCACAGCATCCGGCCGGGAGCGCTTCGGTGAGATTGCAAAAACCTTCGGCCGTGCTCGGGATCGACTTCGCCCGTCTAAAAAGATCCGAAACGACCGCGATTTGAACCGCATGATGCTGGCCGTGTTCGCCGTGGTGTGGATTGGTTACATACCGTATCCTCTCGTAAGGTACTTGGACGTACCGTCTATAAATGTGAGCAGTAATGTGTACATGGTTGTGACTGTGTCGATGTACGTAGCTGGGTGTGTAAACCCAATCATCTATGGTGTTATGCATCGACGTTTCAAGGCGGCCTTCATCGAGATGCTAACTCTAGGCAAGTGCAAGGCTAGGAACAGAATTGGCGCGAGAGGGCGCCCGGACAGTATTTCCGGGACGGACAAGTCGATGGTTGCTCCAAGGCCATCGTGA